ggcattgtaccaaggatgctggcggcatttcctcgttgtatcgcaatgctgatacgttgtgcgaggttgccgccagctcttcggtcaccagttacgtcaaccagacgcttcgcgatttctgcaaacaaccaatattaatattaattaaataccaGCAAAGTTAACATTTTAAGAAATTTAACTTTGAGCTATGATGTATCTACTATGTATCTACCTATTACGGCTACCATGAGTTTAcatttgtgtcgcttaacttcacaATCGGATAAATCCACTCGACCCTCTAAACAAATATTGatcctattaccttttcttaataccaaaatcgcataatctgacggATGGATATATCCGAGTTTGAAGGTACCTACTGCCGTtacgtacagaaaggacacttcctacaaacccgaagtttgacagcggttcagggttgaatcgtgctatccctttctaatatatggcactatccctttcggctatttagggttgtcaaaattcaagtgattatcttatctgtggtcgtgcacgcaaaaggaagtcaagtggtgaaccctaataattgctcggagcaatgctgagccgaacggagccgagttcgacggaagtcaggagtgtctccccactggttaaGAGACTCATTTGACGTTTACGCTAGCGACTCCGGTCGACCTCAAGACtgttctgtacctagtactattatttattctgtgctaatgGTAGCCGTACTATTCTTGTAGAAATTCAGTTCTCTATTTTTTGACCGCAGCCGGTTTGAATTTTATACCTATGTTTTCAGATCCGACTCTGATATCCCAGTACCGTATGGCCGGACAATACCTCTTCGGTATCCGAAACTAAACGACAGAACTGACAAAGAGTTGAAAGAACTCGTTCCATATTGGAAACGAAAACAGACGGACATTTTGGCCGCAATTATAATGTCGCGCTGTCTCGGATTTCGGATGCAGTTTTTGATGCAGCTGCAGAGGTTTATTAACGTGGACGTGTTCGGAAAATGCGCGCTTATTAAGAATCATACGAATAAGTGAGTGATCAGCAGACATcctaaattttatagcattttcggtacAGCGGAGTGGTAtaaacggaattggtataaacaatttcgaccctaatgattaattagcgttaattacgttaatattaaccttaatttaccatttcagttggaatcatctataccaattccgttaagaCTGGATTAATAATGAAGTCGGAGAAATTGTTTGCTTCCATGACACAGCCCTTAAAATATGCTCTCGAGAACCAATATTAGtagataaaaaaccgggcaagtgcgagtcggactcgcgcacgaagggttccgtaccataatgcaaaaaaacaaaaacaaaaaaaaagcaaaaaaaaaaaacggtcacccatccacatactgaccactcccgacgttgcttaactttggtcaaaaatcacgtttgttgtatgggagccccatttaaatctttattttattctgtttttagtatttgttgttatagcggcaacagaaatacatcatctgtgaacatttcaactgtctagctatcacggttcgtgagatacagcctggtgacagacggacggacggacggacggacggacagcgaagtcttagtaatagggtcccgttttaccctttgggtacggaaccctaaaaaatcgtagtgaattaaacggactcccaaggtcgtgtAATGCAAAAGCCagcaaatacctacatttccTTCCTTGACAATAATTGTTTATATTGTTCTCTACAGGTGCCCCGGTCACATCAGGGAAGACTGCCCAATAATAGCCGAGTACCTATTCTACATCGTAATAGAAAACTCAAAATGCCGCCAATACATATCAGAAAAAGTTTTCCATCACGCATACTCAAAAGGCGCCATACCTATCATCATGGGAGCACCTTTAGTAGACTGTATTAAGATTTTACCCCCAAACTCTTTTATACATATGGATAACTTTGCTTCTGTAAAGCATTTAGCTAGAAAAATCTACGCTATACGTGACAATATGACTAAATTATTGTCTTATCACGCGTGGAGAATTAATTTTGAAACTGTGGAAGAACATGGTTTTTTTGGTACTAGATCTTTAGCTTTGTGTAGAGTTTGTGAAGCtctaaattataatatgaatgcTGGGAAAGTTTATGGTATAGAGGATATTATGTTGTATTTGGATCCAGCTGTGAGTTGTTCCAGGAATCCTTACTCGAGATcatagttttatgtttatggAATGTAGAAAGGGTAATAGAGAGATAGAAactctctccaggcgggtgttGTGCCTGGGGACAGAAGTCAACTGAGAGTTGGTTaggattaaatataatttagtagtagtagtaatcactttatagAACACGACACAGGtttacatataaaattataatattttagtatTGAGTGTTGTGATTTTAATCTATACACGAGCTCTAACATAAATACCAACGGACCCTGTGTGCAACCATACCttcatttatattaattatatataagTCCTCAAACACACCCAACTTGTCGGtaaataatcggccaagagcatgtcgggccatgctcagtgtagggtttcgtagttaccattctgtcaaaataggccaaacgggggataagtattagtaggtaagtaaagtATCACAAGggagtacctttgcagcgctttgtacatTACGTAtgacgatatgtaggatgctttagtttggataggtaagtttaggtatttaggttaaaacataacttgaacgaagactaggtgaaagcaggttagtttgaaatgagaagttaggtttggtcaagttaggtttggtaaaagaaggtttaggttagtttaggctaccgacggattacatgtgtaaattctaattaggttaggttaggttagaaccttataaatcgaaatagctccaagaggttgtaagataataagataatcgCAATCGCATCGCAAATAAGTAGCTTTTGcaaatagagtctgtgcggaaagagaagagtcgtgggatttgagggcgcgccagtgctattttatggtttttgctatgctgacaacactggtcacgtgattatagtacgacactaaaggtcatgatacttgtatcccttttgttccggtTTTTTACCACGGCTTACTAAACGGAGCCTGGTGGTGGTGTCGGCTCGTCAAATCAATCCTCTGATTTagcgcaggcactagttttctttttaaaacacactcttgtttttatgtctcagatactaaaaagtgacagtgcgattgacaaaactgctaaaactagttaagaatctgcccaatacaactgtaattttagtaccaAACAAGATAGAGTCTCATTTATGTACTGCCTAATCTGTGCAGTTCAACAGTTATTTTAATTCAAAACCGGGTAGATCGGGTAGAAATTGGGCAATAGAACTGTAATTTTACTATCTGGGATATCCcagatatatattttatctgggatttatttattttattgtaaacttgacttgtaatgtatgtgtacattattagtaataaatatgaatatgaataaaaatagtgcagtagataggccttattgggatatgtCAGGTTCTCTCATCTCACGATATTTTACTTCGCCGAAAAGTCTGCTAcatatgaaatataatttcgtaactaacagaacctagtaaacgaacttacaaataaagaaatatttttatgaaaaagttttattctttgtaatcgaagtctgaattaaaatattcaatgtcacttatgtttgagctagcttcagaACAACCAGGGACTGATGTGAGGAACTGGATGTGCTTGAATCCGGCACGTAGATTACGAATTCTTGCATATCACCTACTTAGCGGTCTTTTATTCGAGATACCGTAGGTACTTTTACAcaatcctgaaaaaaaaaattacatataaatatgcataaaatggcaagtatcaagactatttGTCAGTAATTTAAAGATCATGAACGACCtgcatatttatgaaaattaatatattttgaatgaatatatatacttaccgattatgtaccggagacaagttacttaggggcttattaaataggtaattatttaatattaaatacaacatcaatacccgtgaatagcggaaacacgttccgcgactttttgtaagtcgatagtcggcttttagccgttttcttcccgctgacaaaaccgaacaatgttaaatataatttttcttGTGGTTTTATGTACGGTTTCATcgtgttttgaaaatattttatacataaaacttgcggtttttgttaataaaaatatacaatgacagaagtttgtttactttttacaagacaggtgtcaaaggtttgattgccatataaaatttaaaatgatagttcccgtttctgccacgactcttctctttccgcacagactctacctatcgctaatacctattgcaaatacctatcgctaatacctattgcaaatacctatcgctaatacctattgcaaatacctatcgctaatacactcggcgtcacggaaatcgcacacccaccgatttttgttttaagcgaatatagctcttatcatatgtattataccctcacaatatatacatcatttaaaagcacaattaataagcattaaaacatgagtaaagcatttttgggaaaaataataataatcacgaAATTACGGCGTTCTGAAAGAACACCTACAATACGCGTTGTAAGGGTCGCTAGTTGCGTTACCTTGGATAGGTTtaaaagggggggtaaaagtggaaTATGGGTCATTCGGTATCCAGAGTTCACAGAGGTCACACCGGAACAGCTGGAGAAAGAAAACACCCCAAGAAAATGGATACCACGGAAGCAGAAGCAGCTCAAGCAGTAGCCCTGGTGGAATCAGGAATGACGCAGTCTGCGGTTGCTCGGCAACTCAACATAAGCCGTTTCCGAGTTCTCCGAGCAGTTCATCGATTCCAGAGGACTAGAAGCTTCACCAGGAAGCCTGGATCCGGAGGACAACGCTGCACTTCCGAAAGAGACGACCGCTTTATTGTGTCGACGTCTTTGCGGAACCGTTTCTCCAACGCTGTCCAGCTGCAGCAACAGCTGCAAGCAGTTCGGAGAACGGTGGTGAGTGTCTCTACAGTAAGAAGAAGGTTGCGGGAGAAGAAGATCATGCCCCATAGAGCGGCTACGGGTCCCAAATTGACGGCAGAGCATCGGCGAGTCAGACGTGAGTTTGCTCGCGAACACAAGGATTGGACGGTCGACCAATGGAAGGCCATCCGATCCGATGAGACCAGGGTGTGCCTGTTCTGCAACGATAGGCGCAGAAAAGTGTACAGGAGGCAAGGGGAACGTTATTCACAGGCCTGTCTTGAAGAAACCGTCGGATACGGAGGAGGATCCTGCATGTTCTGGGGTGGCATTTCCCTCGCCGGCAAAACCGAGCTCGTTTGTGTTTCCCGCACTGGTGGTGGTCGAGGCCAGGGATCCATGACTGCTCATCGGTACATCACAGAGATCCTGGAGGACCATGTGGTTCCATACGCCGAATTTGTCGGTCCTGGATTCACATTCATGCAGGATAACGCCCGCTCCCACACAGCGTTGATTGTTCGGGACTACCTTGATCAGGTTGGGATCACCGTCATGCAGTGGCCAGCAAGGAGTCCGGACCTGAATCCCATAGAGCACCTTTGGGATCAGCTAAAACGGAAGGTGCGGTCACGTAATCCTGCACCTGCGACCCTGGAACAGCTTCGAGATGCCGTCATTGAAGAGTGGGATGCTATTCCTCAAGAATACGTCGTGTCTCTCGTGAGGTCCATGAAGGCTCGCATGGAGGCAGTCATTAAGGCCAGAGGAGGCAACACtaggttttaagtttagttttaggcatttgtattccgatatttgttgattttattgtgttttaatttgttgatttttttgcatgaatatacgatttttatttcttattaaaaaaggtgcctttttttactctttagtaactattgcattgtttttaaatgaagggttaaattctctttaaaatgatcccacacactcatactttaccttcaacaacataaggtttataacggcttgaaacaaaaatccgtgggtgtgcgatttccgtgacgccgagtgtatgtatcacaaacacctacagtatacacacataaagaagccATGAATggagacgtcggtgggtgaaggtaAGGAGGGTCCAGGTAGTATGcccggtaacacaataacgcgcccgagtcgagatctaacaatagaaaagggtcgataagcctattgttaccgtggtgagcaaggtgtattgtttaattagcgtatttcgtaagtactcgaaggaggcgccgggcgctgctgagacctagcgcaatcaattcaaatggggggctatttgttttttttttttttattttttttttagggtcagcaggggcggtggatcggccctggggtcaggatcggggaccactgagaggtggggccagaatcggggaatagtttctattGTAGTTTCCGAAATACAACCTttctaaatttataattttttgattttgtattcgtagggtaagtaagtgcagtgagtatgcacttttgtctcaggcgatgcagcttggcacgattgttcctaaggttaAACAAAACTGatttgaaaattttggaaaattgaagaaattcataatcatccgggtaattactaagtttttgaaggcggtgccaACCAACATAAACAATGCCCTTTTATGACGAACGGGCGATTAAAAAACCCTACACTGGGCATGGCTCGACTTGCTCTTGGCCGGGTTTTTTTTAAGACGTGAGCTTCGTTGGTGTATAGTTTGTCGTTTTGTAATGGGCCCCAACGGCTAagcctttgtctattgttaagtaaaaccgcacgtgctacttacctgcaaaaaggggtcttaatttattctaattggcacctcatcgcgggctagtccaacgctcaaaaaaccagtgtaggtgcgctctccgataacgcgcctttgttacgcatctcgacgatacattttagactggttctgtagcgttcgactcgccggcactcagtaaccgtatATAGTACTGAGTGCCGGCAAGTCAAATGGACTACACACAgcctagaaaaaatattttgccattagttcattttgaaccttattgcaatttccataggagttgtaaacTTGTAATTCAATAAGCAGTTAAAGTGACTGCACCATTTTTTATGCAGGGAGTGGCACGTGCCgatttacttaacaatagacaaaggataaGCCGTTCGGGGCCAGTTCCAAATCTACGGACTAGacacttaacaatagacaaaggataaGCCGTTCGGGGCCAGATCCAAATCTACATACTATAAGTAAGGGAAAATATACTAACGGACCAAAAAGCTGGCATTTCTAATTGATCTGTTGGGAAAAATGTACTAACCAACCAATCAGCTGGTGTGTCTGGTTGGCCTTTCGGGAAAAATATACTAACCGACCGACCAGCTGGCATTTCTAATTGGTCTGTTGGGAAAAATTTACTAACTGACCACCTGGTTGGCAATTTAATTGGCTGATTAGGAAAAAAATACTAACAGAACACCTTGTTTGCAGCTTGGATGAATAGTTAggaaaaaaaagtttcaacccTCCAGCCAGGGTGTAGGTCAGGATTGCCTATTAATAACCAGCAAACCAGATAACCGGTTGGGAAAAAAAAGTACTAATGGTCCAACTGGGTGAAATGTCCGGTTGACAGGTTTGTAATAGACGATTTCAGACATCATGTTTCATAGTAACACTTACTGCTTAAGGCCTACACAATCGATATCTAAATAGAAAGAGTGTTAGTTATGTTTTTCAAAAAGTCTGGATTCAATTCCCGAGCtgagtacacatttttttttaaatgtatgaatgcagtttttcttgttactaaaatcaatgacatggttcctaagaagagatcgtcgtatgtcttatagtttcagattttcccatactagCCGATCTAAAtaggccaccctgtatatttatttatataacggcctcctagcctagtcggtagtgaccctgcctacgaagcaggaggtcccgggttcgaatcccggtatgggcatttatttgtgtgttcatcacaaatatttgttcctgagttatggatgttttctatgtatataataccgggtgtggcctgtaacatgag
The Cydia splendana chromosome 24, ilCydSple1.2, whole genome shotgun sequence DNA segment above includes these coding regions:
- the LOC134802104 gene encoding alpha-(1,3)-fucosyltransferase 4-like, which encodes MLSVSDPLLGCSVTNCKFFEDNNSFLSSMDAVVVNLLQGSLPDVKNRKPYQRWIFWTDESPINTFATVSRQNRPSFSQLANVFNWSMTYRSDSDIPVPYGRTIPLRYPKLNDRTDKELKELVPYWKRKQTDILAAIIMSRCLGFRMQFLMQLQRFINVDVFGKCALIKNHTNKCPGHIREDCPIIAEYLFYIVIENSKCRQYISEKVFHHAYSKGAIPIIMGAPLVDCIKILPPNSFIHMDNFASVKHLARKIYAIRDNMTKLLSYHAWRINFETVEEHGFFGTRSLALCRVCEALNYNMNAGKVYGIEDIMLYLDPAVSCSRNPYSRS